One Brassica napus cultivar Da-Ae chromosome A1, Da-Ae, whole genome shotgun sequence genomic region harbors:
- the LOC125606993 gene encoding uncharacterized protein LOC125606993 translates to MNHFFKHTVNSKLQSESVNGAKAGQNEAKEPSLTTEPSSSRELCLVSPADNLPSDDPSLLILDKQVSTASDLLVEEARRQTKKETAFVNLRKKSVRERKLAPTQQTPFKGNSTAKQIIPNKQVGGGYDPFAPYDKMKSKELTAWQMDAFINLLRQRYQNHPEHFRSDRMCFLDHVFSRQWRASYPDFKSDAPDANGLGRRLPGGAWNYHAGLIPSFCQSKKVWGVDVDDIYAPVNFKNQHWIAIWISIPKRHIVVWDSIVSHISPEELDEVMEPFVTMVPYLLVECALSDEQKVQYTLEPYTYARQTVGVPQCRAGDCGTFTLKYIECHALGIEFPTAFDKKHGKTIREKMALDIFRELPMCHEWENQDNDENLATYD, encoded by the exons ATGAACCACT tttttaaacacACTGTGAACTCGAaattgcagagtgaaagtgtgAATGGGGCGAAAGCAGGACAGAATGAAGCCAAAGAACCGAGTCTTACTACAGAACCGAGTTCCTCGAGAGAGCTCTGTCTTGTGAGTCCTGCAGACAACTTACCGAGTGATGATCCTAGCCTTCTTATATTGGACAAACAAGTTTCCACCGCTTCAGATTTACTCGTTGAAGAAGCTAGAAGGCAGACAAAGAAGGAGACTGCTTTTGTGAATCTCCGTAAAAAAAGTGTGCGAGAAAGGAAGCTTGCTCCCACACAGCAAACTCCTTTTAAGGGAAACAGCACTGCCAAACAgatcattccaaacaaacaGGTTGGCGGAGGCTATGATCCTTTTGCACCCTATGACAAGATGAAGTCGAAGGAGCTCACTGCATGG CAAATGGATGCTTTTATTAATCTACTGAGGCAACGGTACCAAAACCATCCAGAACATTTCAGGAGCGACAGAATGTGCTTTCTTGATCATGTATTTTCTCGGCAGTGGAGGGCCTCCTACCCTGATTTTAAGAGCGACGCTCCTGATGCcaacggtttaggaagaagactccctggtggggcgtggaattatCATGCAGGCTTGATACCTTCTTTTTGCCAATCTAAGAAGGTTTGGGGGGTGGATGTGGATGATATCTATGCACCTGTGAACTTCAAGAACCAGCATTGGATTGCtatatggatatcgatccctaagaggcacatcgtcgtctgggacagcattgTCTCTCATATTAGCCCTGAAGAACTCGATGAGGTAATGGAGCCTTTTGTCAcaatggtcccttatctgcttgttgagtgtgCGCTCTCTGACGAACAAAAGGTTCAATACAcattggagccatacacatatgcgAGACAAACCGTTGGAGTACCTCAGTGccgagctggtgattgtggcACCTTCACTCTGAAGTACAtcgaatgtcatgctcttgggatagaATTTCCCACCGCGTTTGACAAAAAACACGGGAAGACCATCAGGGAGAAGATGGCGCTGGATATATTTCGAGAGCTTCCTATGTGCCATGAATGGGAAAACCAAGACAATGATGAGAACCTGGCAACGTATGATTAG
- the LOC106441832 gene encoding uncharacterized protein LOC106441832, which translates to MAAFWEKMRVDIDTGPNIEQITEAFYNCDEWSRDDRMRLGYLAIYAGYIEGKKFSSATSASLARLVMDLEKFENYPWGRVAFKVLMDSLKAKDLTQTGYTVDGFIQVLQVWAYYALPELGANYGSPIPNRPSPLLLAYKGGKRQRKFFKAAINKQTIVKNFVQKAFDEMFPKWDGDVDDPAADNIIKVMFNDPGWEWTMECWPVTGTRKVVKMEVSPVKNEVSPVKSESVVKEESSRPRKKARKRSSVSAETPAAGSEGMTHQQIEKSLKDISDAINLGFGTCLKELKLLADRMVAVEKKVGITNRGGLSDDRQLTTTSNPPKPVEEPGVSTKTSPKIAEKRVTRQSVRKSQD; encoded by the exons ATGGCTGCTTTCTGGGAGAAGATGCGTGTTGATATCGATACTGGGCCAAATATTGAACAGATAACAGAAGCATTTTACAACTGCGACGAgtggtctcgggatgatcgcaTGCGGCTGGGATACCTTGCCATCTACGCAGGGTACATCGAAGGGAAAAAGTTCTCATCCGCTACATCAGCTAGTcttgcaaggctagtgatggatttagaaaaatttgagaattatccatggggaagagtggcgtttaaggtgctgatggattCTCTGAAGGCAAAAGACTTGACGCAAACTGGTTACACTGTTGATGGGTTCATACAAGTGCTCCAAGTGTGGGCGTACTATGCTCTGCCAGAGTTGGGTGCTAATTATGGGTCTCCCATACCAAACAGACCGTCTCCACTGTTGCTGGCTTACAAGGGTGGCAAAAGACAACGCAAATTTTTTAAGGCTGCTATCAATAAACAG ACTATCGTGAAGAACTTCGTTCAGAAGGCTTTTGatgaaatgtttccaaaatgggacGGAGACGTAGATGACCCTGCCGCGGATAACATAATTAAAGTCATGTTTAATGATCCTGGATGGGAGTGGACCATGGAATGCTGGCCAGTCACCGGTACTCGTAAGGTTGTGAAGATGGAAGTGAGTCCAGTGAAGAATGAAGTGAGTCCCGTGAAGTCAGAGAGTGTTGTGAAGGAAGAAAGTAgcagacctcggaagaaagctcgtaaaagGTCTTCTGTTTCTGCTGAGACACCTGCGGCGGGTAGTGAAGGGATGACGCATCAGCAGATTGAAAAGTCCTTGAAAGACATATCTGATGCCATTAATCTTGGCtttgggacgtgccttaaggagCTCAAGTTACTGGCGGATAGGATGgtagctgtggagaagaaggtgggaATCACCAACAGAGGGGGTTTATCTGATGATCGTCAACTTACAACCACTTCAAATCCACCAAAACCTGTTGAAGAACCCGGGGTTAGTACCAAAACCTCTCCCAAAATTGCAGAGAAGAGAGTCACTAGGCAAAGTGTTAGGAAGAGTCAGGACTGA